In Streptomyces sannanensis, the DNA window GCAACGGGCGAAGTGTCCGGGTCAGTCGATACCGGGCAGAATATGCGGCTCCGCGAGGTCCTCCTCGTAGCCGGCCAGTCGGATCGGGGCCGATCTGGCCCAGACCTCGAGGTTGCCGAGCTTCTCCGGCTCGGCCGCCCGTTCGCAGGGTTCCGCCGGACCTTCTTCGCGCTTCGTCATTTCTGGTGTCACCGCGCACTCCTCTGTGTCGGGTAACTCCGGACGTACGACGCCACGGTCTCTGACCGGTCGCCGCCGCCGGTGGTTCATGGGCTTGGCCGTTCGGACGCGGTGGCGCCGGTGTTCGGGCGGGACCGCGGCCCTCGGTGCGGGCCTGCCCCTGGACATGCCAGAGGGTTGGTGAGCCCCTTGTCGGCCGTCCGTCCGCACCAGACTAACCAAATGAGCGGGGTCGCGCTCGATGGGGCCGGTTCCTTTGCGTCAACTTTCCTTCGCTCGCCGTTCAGAGCGGCGTTATCCGGCCATGATCTGCTGAATTGCGGCGATCACACCACGGGGAGGAGTACCGCATGAGACCGCGCAGCGTCGACGAACTGATGGACCTCCTGCACGCCTGCCGCGGCGCCTGGGACACTCCCGACCGCAGTGGCGACCCCGTCGACCTGCACGATCACGCCCTGCAGACGGCGCATCTGCTGCGCCGCTTGCACCCCAGCGACAAGGAACTCCAGGTCGCGGGACTCGTACACGACCTCGGGCATCTGCTGCGTCCGGGCGATGACGTGGGACACGCGGACCACGCCGCGGACGCCGTGCGACCACTGCTCGGCGAGCGGGTGGCCCGGCTCGTACAGCTGCATGTCCCGGCGAAGCGCTATCTGGCGGCCGTCGAGCCGGGACGGCTCCTCTCGCCCCGCAGCGCGGTGACGCTGGGGGCGCAGGGCGGGGAGATGTCCCGGGAGGAGGCAGCCGCGTTCGCCCGCGACCCGCTGGCGGAGGCTGCGGTGACGCTGCGGCAGGCCGACGACGCGGGAAAGGTCATCGGCCTGGACGCGGGCGTCATGGAGGACTGGCGGCCGGTCCTGGAGCTGGTGGGCGTACGCCGCATGGCCGCCCGCCGCTGACCTACCACTTCGCGGACACGTAGTCCTTGAGGAAGCAGCCGTACAGGTCCTCGCCCGCCTCACCGCGCACGATCGGGTCGTAGACCCGGGCCGCGCCGTCGACCAGGTCGAGCGGGGCATGGAAGCCGGCCTCGGCCAGCCGCACCTTGTCGGGGTGCGGGCGCTCGTCGGTGATCCAGCCGGTGTCCACGGCCGTCATCAGGATCGAGTCCCTCTCGAACATCTCCTCGGCGCTGGTGCGGGTGAGCATGTTCAGCGCGGCCTTGGCCATGTTCGTGTGCGGGTGACCGGCTCCCTTGTAACCGCGGCTGAAAACACCCTCCATGGCCGAAACATTCACCACGTACTTGCGGTGGGCCTTCGCCGCCGCCATCGCCGGGCGCAGCCGGCTGATCAGGATGAACGGTGCGGTGGAGTTGCACAGCTGGACTTCGAGCAGCTCGACCGGGTCCACCTCCTCGACCGTCTGGATCCAGGTGTTGGTGGCGTCCAGGTCCGGCACGAGTCCACCGGCGTCGATGGCGGTGCCCGCCTCGATCCTGGCGAGCGAGGCGGAGCCGCTGACAAGTGCGAGCTCTGTCACGTCCTGGGCGGTCAGCCCTTCGCCGTCCCGGGCGGCCGGCAGCGCGGCCACAGGGTCCACCGCGCCGCTGCCGAAGGCGCCGAACACCTCGGACGCGGGCAGCTCGCCGGCGGGCAGCGGGGCCGACTCGGCGGCGACGAGCTCGCTGTAGGCGCGCGGGGAGCGGCGTACCGTCTGCGCGGCGTTGTTGATCAGAATGTCCAGCGGCCCCTCGGCGGCCACCGAGTCGGCAAGCGCGACGACCTGCGCCGGGTCACGCAGGTCTATGCCGACGATCTTGAGGCGGTGGATCCACTCGTCGCTGTCCGGCATCGCCTTGAAGCGGCGGATGGCGTCCTTGGGGAAGCGAGTCGTGACCGTGGTGTGCGCACCGTCACGCAGCAGCCGCAGCGCGATGTACATGCCGATCTTGGCCCGGCCGCCGGTCAGCAGCGCACGTCGGCCCGTCAGGTCCGTACGGGCGTCGCGGCGGTCCCTGTTGAAGGCCGCGCAGTCCTGGCACAGCTGGTGGTAGAAGACGTCGACCTCGACGTACCGGGTCTTGCAGGTGTAGCAGGACCGGGGTCGCTGAAGTATGCCCGCGATCTCGCCCTTCGCCGAGGAGGAGGGCAGCAGCCCCTGCGTCTCGTCGTCGATCCGGTCGGCCGAGCCGGTGGCAGTGGCCTCGGTGACGGCCTTGTCGTGGGCGGTCTTGGCGGCGCGGCGCTCCTGGCGGCGGCGCTGCTTCACCGTGCGGTAGATGCCCGCGGTGGCGCGCCGGACCGTGATCGCGTCCGGGTGGTCGATCTCCAGCTGGTCCAGCTCGTCCAGCACGCTCAGGCAGACAGCCAGCCGTTCGGGGTCGATGCCGGGACCGTACTCCTGGCTTTCCTGTGTCACCGTCATCGCCGCTGCTTTTCCTCGTGTCCCTCGTACGCCGGCGTTCCCCGTGTCGAACGCGCCCCGACAAGTTTGCCATGAGCCGCACAGGCCCCCGGTCCGGGCGGCGGGCCGGCCACTGCCCGGCCGGTGCGCGTCCGCCCCCCGTTCGGCCGACCCGGGCTGGTGGACCCGGGCCTGCCGCCGGATGCTCGGAAACGTGCGGAAGACAGCCGCCGGACCGGCGCCGGTATGGGCCTGGAGCGTCCTGGGAATCACGGTGGCCTCGATGGTGGCCGCCTACTTCCTGCTGCCGCTGAACTGGTTCGGGCCGCAGCGGCCGGTGCTCAGCTGGACCGTCCTCATCCTGGCCCTCACGCTGATCGCCGTACTGCTGCTGGTTCAGATCTGGTATGTCGTGACGGACCGCGAGGGCACCCATCCGGGAATCGTGATCCTCCTGTTGGTGTGCCTGTCGGTGCTCGTCTTCTCCGCCGGGTACTACGGCCTGGCCAAAGAGCCGGGTCAGTTCTCGGGGCTGCACACCCGGCTCGACGCGCTGTACTTCACCGTGGTGACACTCGCGACGGTGGGGTACGGAGACATCACCGCCCAGGGCCAGACCGCTCGGGTGCTGGTCATCCTGCAGATCGTCTACAACTTCGTCTTCCTGACCGCCGCGGCGACCTCGCTCAGCCGGAAGGTGCGCAGCCGGCTCGACAAGCGGCTGAGGCGTACCGGCCCGCGGTGACCGCGCTTCGCGCGTCACGCATCCGTCTCGGCGTCGATCTGCCGGGGGGCGACAGCGGCGAGGAGGACGGCGTGGTCCGACAGTATCCCGTCCGCGTGGAGCATGGCGAAATCGGCGACGGCGCGGGCGAAGACATCGGCGCCGCCCGGCCATGGCGGATCGACACCGGCTCCGGTTCCCGGGTGGTGGCCTGGCGCCGCTGCACATCCAGCGGGTCGGGCCGGTCGACAGCCGCGATCCACTGGCCGTGCGAGGAACGGGACAGCCGCTTGCGTACGGCCCGACAGTGCCGGATCCGTTCGGCCGGGCCGGCCATCGCATGGTCATTGCTGTTCGGATCAGCGCTGTTCATGTCAGCCCGGGAGGTCATCGTCTTCTCCCTGTCCGGTTCGACCGTACGATTTGAACCTCCTGCCCGGGCTCCGCTGCCGCCGCCATTTGCGGAGCCGTTCGGGTGAGGGATCAGCTCTTGCGCGACGGCGCGGACCGGCCCGGAGCGGCGAAGACGCAGTCTCCGCAGAGCCCTCCGCCGGGGACGCGGTAGTAGAGGCAGCAGCCGGCGCGGCGGAAGGCCGTGCCGTTCAGGGTGCCGTCCGAGAGATCGGGGTGTGCGAAGAGGCCGGCGCCCAGCTCACGGGCCCTGCGGGCCGCCTCCGGACGGCCGTGGACGCGGGCCCAGCGGTCGAGTTCGCGGACGGCTCCGGCGAGGGCGGATCCGGCGTCGCCCCACAGCAGCCGGGGTGAGACACGGCATTCGCGGCGCATCGCCTGGGCGAGCGGGGCGAGATGGGCGTACTGCACCGCCTCCCGGATCCCCTCCACGGTGGCCTCGCCGGCCGCGGGACCCTCCGTCCACAGATCGTCCGGCGCGGCCGCGGCGGGATCCCAGCGCAGCACTGCGGGCGCGAGACCGGGCAGTATCCCGTGCAGCGCGGCAGGGGCCAGCGCGACCGACCAGAGCCGGGAGGCGAGCCCCTGGTAGGCGAGGGAGGCGGCGACCCTGCGCTCGTCCGTGCGCAGCCGGGCGGCGACCGTGTCGATGCGTGCGCGGAGCGCCGCCGAGCGTCCCGTGTACACCTCGGCGAGCGGGACATGGGAGCCGCCGCCCGGCGGGTCCGTCCGCAGGGCGAAGAAACCGCCCGGTGCCGCTGCCGGCTCTGCCCTGTCGTCCACGATCCCC includes these proteins:
- a CDS encoding HD domain-containing protein, whose amino-acid sequence is MRPRSVDELMDLLHACRGAWDTPDRSGDPVDLHDHALQTAHLLRRLHPSDKELQVAGLVHDLGHLLRPGDDVGHADHAADAVRPLLGERVARLVQLHVPAKRYLAAVEPGRLLSPRSAVTLGAQGGEMSREEAAAFARDPLAEAAVTLRQADDAGKVIGLDAGVMEDWRPVLELVGVRRMAARR
- a CDS encoding SDR family NAD(P)-dependent oxidoreductase, encoding MTVTQESQEYGPGIDPERLAVCLSVLDELDQLEIDHPDAITVRRATAGIYRTVKQRRRQERRAAKTAHDKAVTEATATGSADRIDDETQGLLPSSSAKGEIAGILQRPRSCYTCKTRYVEVDVFYHQLCQDCAAFNRDRRDARTDLTGRRALLTGGRAKIGMYIALRLLRDGAHTTVTTRFPKDAIRRFKAMPDSDEWIHRLKIVGIDLRDPAQVVALADSVAAEGPLDILINNAAQTVRRSPRAYSELVAAESAPLPAGELPASEVFGAFGSGAVDPVAALPAARDGEGLTAQDVTELALVSGSASLARIEAGTAIDAGGLVPDLDATNTWIQTVEEVDPVELLEVQLCNSTAPFILISRLRPAMAAAKAHRKYVVNVSAMEGVFSRGYKGAGHPHTNMAKAALNMLTRTSAEEMFERDSILMTAVDTGWITDERPHPDKVRLAEAGFHAPLDLVDGAARVYDPIVRGEAGEDLYGCFLKDYVSAKW
- a CDS encoding potassium channel family protein, yielding MRKTAAGPAPVWAWSVLGITVASMVAAYFLLPLNWFGPQRPVLSWTVLILALTLIAVLLLVQIWYVVTDREGTHPGIVILLLVCLSVLVFSAGYYGLAKEPGQFSGLHTRLDALYFTVVTLATVGYGDITAQGQTARVLVILQIVYNFVFLTAAATSLSRKVRSRLDKRLRRTGPR
- a CDS encoding (2Fe-2S)-binding protein — encoded protein: MDDRAEPAAAPGGFFALRTDPPGGGSHVPLAEVYTGRSAALRARIDTVAARLRTDERRVAASLAYQGLASRLWSVALAPAALHGILPGLAPAVLRWDPAAAAPDDLWTEGPAAGEATVEGIREAVQYAHLAPLAQAMRRECRVSPRLLWGDAGSALAGAVRELDRWARVHGRPEAARRARELGAGLFAHPDLSDGTLNGTAFRRAGCCLYYRVPGGGLCGDCVFAAPGRSAPSRKS